A part of Haladaptatus caseinilyticus genomic DNA contains:
- a CDS encoding MarR family transcriptional regulator, whose product MRNRASWMNKATDPVLEILADTGYALPSGAIYYNLSHKEQTDVSRRTVLRALDPLKEHGLVRIADQTETYYEITEKGQRYLSGNLDAETLES is encoded by the coding sequence ATGAGAAACCGGGCATCATGGATGAATAAGGCAACCGACCCGGTCCTTGAGATACTTGCTGACACGGGCTACGCACTCCCATCAGGAGCAATCTATTACAACCTCTCACATAAGGAGCAAACAGATGTTTCTAGACGCACCGTACTGCGCGCGTTAGATCCATTGAAAGAGCATGGATTGGTGAGAATTGCTGATCAGACAGAGACATATTACGAGATTACCGAGAAAGGACAAAGATATCTTAGCGGAAATCTAGATGCTGAAACATTGGAATCATAG
- a CDS encoding alpha/beta hydrolase, translating to MEADEIHPQAKSVLKRQQYIPLPHSERGLRLFRLFTHVTARIRNRNPPTVGKIVNRTIPGSDEPLEAKLYLPEGSGPHPTIVFFHGGGFVFGDLTTYDVLCRQLTRASGCAVLSVAYRLAPEHPFPAAVEDAYAAVQWVASNPSAIGSTGDLAVAGDSAGGNVAAVTSLMAAEKNGPEITHQALLYPAVGSEAGQPSVEHHTGTVLDERDLQWFRDCYFDREIHERNPYADPMNACDLSGVAPATIITAGFDPLRDGGKAYAERLDDDGVSVRYINYEDMIHGFMSYREIDRTHEAITTVGSDLADALISC from the coding sequence ATGGAAGCTGACGAAATTCATCCGCAGGCAAAGAGCGTCCTCAAACGCCAACAGTATATTCCACTCCCTCACAGCGAGCGCGGCCTTCGTCTCTTCCGACTGTTTACCCACGTTACCGCCAGAATACGGAATCGGAATCCACCAACAGTCGGAAAAATCGTCAACCGAACGATTCCCGGTTCTGACGAACCGCTTGAAGCAAAATTGTATCTCCCGGAAGGATCTGGACCTCACCCGACTATCGTGTTTTTTCACGGCGGTGGCTTTGTTTTCGGGGATTTAACGACATACGACGTCCTCTGTCGGCAGTTGACCCGTGCTAGTGGGTGTGCAGTATTATCAGTTGCATACCGTCTCGCCCCGGAACATCCGTTTCCAGCAGCCGTTGAAGACGCTTACGCAGCAGTACAATGGGTGGCTTCAAACCCTTCTGCAATCGGGTCAACTGGAGACCTAGCAGTCGCCGGTGATAGTGCAGGCGGGAACGTAGCGGCTGTCACATCCCTAATGGCCGCGGAAAAGAATGGCCCTGAAATCACACATCAAGCACTATTGTATCCGGCTGTTGGCAGCGAAGCTGGACAACCATCAGTTGAACATCATACTGGAACCGTTCTAGATGAGCGTGACCTCCAGTGGTTTCGAGACTGTTACTTTGACAGAGAGATCCATGAGCGGAATCCATACGCAGATCCGATGAATGCCTGTGATCTTTCCGGTGTGGCACCAGCAACGATTATCACTGCCGGGTTCGATCCGCTTCGAGACGGTGGCAAAGCATATGCGGAACGTCTCGATGACGACGGGGTATCGGTTCGATATATCAACTACGAGGATATGATTCACGGATTTATGTCCTACCGAGAGATCGACCGGACACATGAAGCGATCACCACTGTGGGTAGTGATCTTGCGGATGCACTGATTTCATGTTGA